One window of the Falco biarmicus isolate bFalBia1 chromosome 2, bFalBia1.pri, whole genome shotgun sequence genome contains the following:
- the TOMT gene encoding transmembrane O-methyltransferase yields MQDMGCRMWGTGAAKLGQGECEGLCQALPPPSSPTAQPPRTTQPQHRGLPVPPLPPEHPRVPWPSSDHSPAALGASKLPQQRQSPGRGTPRRCRALSAHGMSESCRASTLGGPPHPSMPCGGPFPQPHPFTMVSPAIALAFLPFLVTLLIRYRHYLVLLYRAVLVGWLRDRLTGVPREQRAFQYLLAHAIPGDPRHILQTFDQWCYCCEHLSSVGPIKGRIVERLLYERAPLRVLELGTYCGYGTVLLAQGLPPGARLYTVELDPRHAAVAEKVIRLAGFDEQTVELIVGPSEEVIPRLREKHGLLKANFVFMDHWKRCYLRDLQLLETHQLLAEGATILADNVLFPGAPHFLQYAKTCGKYRCKVHRASLEYFHAIPDGIAELCYTGNR; encoded by the exons ATGCAGGATATGGGGTGCAGGATGTGGGGCACGGGGGCAGCAAAGCTGGGCCAAGGTGAGTGtgaggggctgtgccaggcattGCCCCCCCcgagcagccccacagcccaaCCCCCCAGGACCactcagccccagcacagggggcTCCCGGtgcccccactgcccccagagcaccccagggtgccctggcccagctctgaccacagccctgcagccctgggggcCAGCAAATTGCCCCAGCAGCGCCAGAGCCCAGGGAGAGGCACTCCCAGAAGGTGCAGAGCACTGTCAGCTCATGGCATGAGTGAGAGCTGCAGGGCTAGCACCCTGGGaggacccccccaccccagcatgccCTGTGGGGGGCCCTTTCCACAGCCTCACCCCTTCACCATGGTGTCACCGGCGATTGCCCTggccttcctccccttccttgtCACCCTGCTGATCCGCTACCGGCACTACCTGGTGCTGCTGTACcgggcagtgctggtgggctggCTGCGGGACCGGCTCACCGGCGTCCCACGGGAGCAGCGCGCCTTCCAGTACCTGCTGGCCCATGCCATCCCTGGGGACCCCCGGCACATCCTGCAGACCTTCGACCAGTGGTGCTACTGCTGCGAGCACCTCAGCAGCGTAGGGCCCATCAAAG GGAGGATCGTGGAGCGGCTGCTCTATGAGCGGGCGCCGCTGcgggtgctggagctgggaacCTACTGTGGCTACGGCACAGTGCTGCTGGCGCAGGGGCTGCCTCCTGGTGCCCGCCTCTACACCGTGGAGTTGGACCCCCGCCACGCTGCCGTGGCCGAGAAGGTCATCCGCCTGGCCGGCTTCGACGAGCAGACG GTGGAGCTAATCGTGGGCCCATCGGAGGAGGTGATCCCCCGGCTGAGGGAGAAGCACGGCCTGCTGAAGGCCAACTTCGTCTTCATGGATCACTGGAAGCGCTGCTACCTACGggacctgcagctgctggaaacccaccagctgctggctgagggGGCCACCATCCTGGCTGACAACGTCCTCTTCCCCGGTGCACCCCACTTCCTGCAGTACGCCAAAACCTGTGGTAAATACCGCTGCAAGGTGCACCGCGCCAGCCTGGAGTACTTCCACGCCATCCCCGATGGCATCGCCGAGCTCTGCTATACCGGTAACCGCTGA